One genomic window of Pelmatolapia mariae isolate MD_Pm_ZW linkage group LG5, Pm_UMD_F_2, whole genome shotgun sequence includes the following:
- the ip6k1 gene encoding inositol hexakisphosphate kinase 1: MCLPHTNNMDSKLQGAGTGGGASLRPRAGGVPLEPFIHQVGGHTSMMRYDDHTVCKPLISREQRFYESLPPEMKEFTPEYKGVVLVCFEGDSDGYINLVAYPYVESNMEGGAGEHEERDPPEREQPRRKHSRRSLHRSSSTSEHKEERPDRREVHDTETSDNLAELKSPRLDPKVLSDVPFQMLDWNSGLTSEKISHNPWSLRCHKQQLSRMRSESKDRKLFKFLLLENVVHHFSYPCILDLKMGTRQHGDDASEEKAARQIRKCEQSTSATLGVRVCGMQVYQLNTGHYLCRNKYYGRGLSIEGFRQALYQYLHNGKGVRRDLFEPILNKLRTLKAVLERQASYRFYSSSLLIIYEGKEPESPSAWQPKTSVPPAEPHCGPAPDAPCETDMSQKPDTGSLPSQGSGLMAPASPSPSPHPPTQAPPPKSDCHSFLPRPLSPHPHPDSTSLAPSLGSFPSPAPLPQQPPLVDVRMIDFAHSTFKGFRGDTAVHDGPDRGYMFGLESLVQILESLRDDNL, translated from the exons ATGTGCCTCCCTCACACCAACAACATGGACAGCAAGCTACAGGGGGCGGGCACAGGGGGAGGGGCTTCACTACGACCACGAGCAGGAGGCGTTCCACTGGAGCCTTTTATACACCAG gtgGGCGGTCACACCAGTATGATGCGTTATGATGACCACACAGTGTGTAAGCCTCTCATCAGTAGAGAGCAGCGCTTCTACGAGTCCCTTCCTCCTGAGATGAAAGAGTTCACTCCAGAGTATAAAG GTGTGGTGCTGGTGTGCTTTGAAGGTGACTCTGACGGTTACATCAACCTGGTGGCCTACCCCTATGTGGAGAGCAACATGGAGGGAGGAGCCGGCGAGCATGAGGAGCGTGACCCCCCAGAGAGGGAGCAGCCGAGGAGGAAACACTCCCGCCGCAGCCTGCATCGCTCCTCATCCACCTCTGAACACAAGGAGGAGCGGCCCGATCGGAGGGAGGTGCACGACACAGAGACCTCGGATAA TCTGGCAGAGCTGAAGAGCCCGAGACTCGACCCAAAGGTCCTCTCAGATGTTCCCTTCCAGATGCTGGACTGGAACAGCGGTTTGACGTCAGAGAAGATCAGCCACAATCCCTGGAGCCTTCGCTGCCACAAACAGCAGCTCAGCCGCATGAGATCTGAGTCCAAGGACCGAAAGCTCTTCA AGTTCCTGTTGTTAGAGAACGTGGTGCACCACTTCTCTTACCCCTGCATCCTGGACCTGAAGATGGGCACCCGGCAGCACGGAGACGACGCCTCGGAGGAGAAGGCAGCCAGGCAGATAAGGAAATGCGAACAAAGCACCTCAGCGACGCTGGGAGTCAGAGTGTGTGGCATGCAG GTGTACCAGCTGAACACCGGTCACTACCTGTGCAGGAACAAGTACTACGGCCGCGGCCTGTCGATCGAAGGCTTCCGCCAGGCCCTCTACCAGTACCTGCACAACGGAAAGGGCGTGAGGCGGGACCTCTTTGAGCCAATCCTGAATAAGCTTCGCACCCTGAAAGCGGTGCTGGAGAGGCAGGCATCCTATCGCTTCTACTCTTCCTCACTGCTCATCATCTATGAGGGAAAG GAACCCGAGAGCCCCTCTGCCTGGCAACCGAAGACCTCCGTGCCACCCGCAGAGCCCCACTGTGGCCCGGCCCCCGATGCACCCTGTGAAACGGACATGAGCCAGAAGCCAGACACAGGATCCCTGCCCTCTCAGGGGTCTGGACTGATGGCTCCGGCCTCCCCATCACCTTCCCCTCATCCTCCCACACAAGCCCCGCCCCCTAAGTCAGACTGCCACTCCTTCCTCCCACGCCCCCTATCGCCTCATCCTCATCCAGACTCCACCTCCTTGGCTCCCAGTTTAGGTTCCTTCCCCTCTCCCGCTCCCCTGCCCCAGCAGCCCCCCTTGGTGGACGTTCGCATGATCGACTTCGCCCACTCCACCTTCAAGGGTTTCCGTGGCGACACAGCTGTACATGATGGGCCAGACAGGGGCTACATGTTTGGACTGGAGAGCCTTGTCCAGATCCTGGAAAGCCTGCGGGACGACAACCTGTAG